A genomic window from Arthrobacter sp. FW305-BF8 includes:
- a CDS encoding multifunctional oxoglutarate decarboxylase/oxoglutarate dehydrogenase thiamine pyrophosphate-binding subunit/dihydrolipoyllysine-residue succinyltransferase subunit produces MPEQPSHRLPEEFGGNEWLVDELYERYQQDKNTVDAKWWPLFESFDSGSGPSSNGVPAVTSPAANPATRELPVVTPPAPTKAPASATPAAQAPAAAPASAPAAAPAQPAPAKKAPATVARDGAKKTEAGTGAQPIPAQLPKNVKAPTAPEEDVVSVLRGPAKAIATNMVTSLEVPTATSVRAVPAKLLIDNRVVINSNLARARGGKVSFTHLIGYAVVRALSQFPSMNVYYDEVDGKPVAVQPAHVNFGIAIDMPKPDGTRLLMVPNIKKAETMNFAEFWHTYEDLIKRARNGKLTADDHAGTTVSLTNPGGIGTVHSVPRLSKGQAAIIGVGALDYPAEWQGASEKIIAQNAISKILTLTSTYDHRVIQGAGSGEFLKLVHSLLLGAQDFYDEIFEALRIPYEPVRWSPDLQVDPADQINKVARIQQLIHSYRVRGHLMADTDPLEYVQRKHPDLDVLTYGLTLWDLDREWPTGGFGGKPMLKFRDILGVLRDAYCRTTGIEYMHIQDPAERKWFQDQLEHPYSKPSRDEQLRIVSKLNAAEAFETFLQTKFVGQKRFSLEGGESLIPLLDAVISDAADDGLDEVAIGMAHRGRLNVLTNIAGKTYAQVFREFEGTQDPRSVQGSGDVKYHLGTEGTFTSDNGKETKVYLAANPSHLEAVDSVLEGIVRAKQDRLDQGQAFPVLPIMVHGDAAFAGQGVVAETLNLSQLRGYRTGGTIHIVVNNQVGFTTAPSSSRSSTYSTDVAKMIQAPVFHVNGDDPEAVVRIGQLAYEFRQRFHKDVVIDMVCYRRRGHNEGDDPSMTQPLMYNLIEAKRSVRKLYTESLIGRGDITEEEAEQLLRDYQERLERVFAETHAAQTSPIPIITADSAAVSDIERPQAQQSDIGTNAPASTAISADTLARIGKAHVRIPEGFTVHAKLKQLLEKREQMSREGGIDWGFGEIAAFGSLIMEGVPVRLAGQDSRRGTFVQRHAVFHDRANGNEWLPLGSLSDNQAKLWIYDSLLSEYAAMGFEYGYSVERPDALVLWEAQFGDFVNGAQTIIDEFISSAEQKWGQRSSLVLMLPHGYEGQGPDHSSARIERFLQMCAEENMIVANPTTAASHFHLLRRQAYSRPRKPLIIFTPKQLLRLKAAASSVEDFTTGGFRPVIGDHEQLPADAVERVLLVSGRLYYDLLSTRQKTGDKTTAIVRVEQLYPLPQAEIEAELAKYPNAEVVWAQDEPANQGPWPFMGLHLPTALDRKVRLVSRPASASTAAGSMKRHAAEQDTLLKQAFARK; encoded by the coding sequence GTGCCAGAGCAGCCTAGCCACCGTCTGCCAGAGGAATTTGGTGGAAACGAGTGGCTCGTTGACGAACTGTACGAGCGTTACCAGCAGGACAAGAACACGGTTGATGCCAAGTGGTGGCCGCTGTTCGAGTCATTCGACAGCGGCAGCGGTCCATCTTCCAACGGCGTGCCGGCAGTGACGTCACCGGCGGCCAATCCGGCTACCCGCGAACTGCCTGTTGTCACTCCCCCGGCGCCCACAAAGGCACCGGCATCCGCTACTCCCGCGGCCCAGGCGCCTGCGGCAGCTCCGGCATCGGCGCCGGCGGCAGCCCCCGCCCAGCCCGCACCTGCCAAGAAGGCTCCGGCAACGGTAGCCCGCGACGGCGCGAAGAAGACCGAGGCGGGCACCGGCGCCCAGCCTATCCCGGCCCAGCTGCCGAAGAACGTCAAGGCTCCCACTGCCCCCGAGGAAGACGTCGTATCCGTCCTCCGCGGACCGGCCAAGGCCATTGCAACGAACATGGTCACCAGCCTCGAGGTGCCCACGGCCACCAGCGTCAGGGCGGTCCCGGCCAAGCTCCTGATCGACAACCGTGTTGTCATCAACTCCAACCTGGCCCGTGCCCGCGGCGGCAAGGTGTCCTTCACCCACCTCATCGGCTACGCCGTTGTCCGGGCGCTGTCCCAGTTCCCGTCCATGAACGTGTACTACGACGAGGTCGACGGCAAGCCCGTCGCGGTCCAGCCGGCACACGTGAACTTCGGCATCGCCATTGACATGCCCAAGCCGGACGGCACCCGCCTTCTGATGGTTCCCAACATCAAGAAGGCCGAAACCATGAACTTTGCGGAGTTCTGGCACACCTATGAGGACCTCATCAAGCGTGCCCGCAACGGCAAGCTGACGGCCGACGACCACGCAGGCACCACCGTATCGCTGACCAACCCGGGCGGCATCGGCACCGTGCACTCCGTGCCCCGCCTCTCGAAGGGCCAGGCCGCAATCATCGGCGTCGGCGCCCTCGACTACCCGGCCGAATGGCAGGGCGCCAGCGAGAAGATCATTGCCCAGAACGCCATCAGCAAGATCCTCACGCTGACCTCCACGTATGACCACCGCGTCATCCAGGGTGCAGGCAGCGGCGAATTCCTCAAGCTCGTCCACTCCCTGCTCCTCGGCGCGCAGGACTTCTACGACGAAATCTTCGAAGCGCTGCGCATCCCGTATGAGCCTGTGCGCTGGAGCCCGGACCTGCAGGTGGACCCGGCCGACCAGATCAACAAGGTCGCCCGCATCCAGCAGCTGATCCACTCCTACCGCGTGCGCGGCCACCTCATGGCGGACACCGATCCCCTCGAGTATGTCCAGCGCAAGCACCCCGACCTCGACGTGCTCACCTACGGCCTCACGCTGTGGGACCTCGACCGCGAGTGGCCCACTGGCGGCTTCGGCGGCAAGCCGATGCTCAAGTTCCGCGACATCCTCGGCGTGCTCCGGGACGCCTACTGCCGCACCACCGGCATCGAGTACATGCACATCCAGGACCCGGCCGAACGCAAGTGGTTCCAGGACCAGCTGGAGCACCCGTACTCCAAGCCGAGCCGCGACGAGCAGCTGCGCATCGTCTCCAAGCTGAACGCCGCAGAGGCTTTCGAGACCTTCCTGCAGACCAAGTTCGTAGGCCAGAAGAGGTTCTCGCTGGAAGGCGGCGAGTCGCTGATTCCGCTGCTGGACGCAGTCATCTCCGATGCAGCCGACGACGGTCTGGACGAGGTTGCGATTGGCATGGCCCACCGCGGCCGCCTGAACGTACTGACCAACATCGCCGGCAAGACCTACGCCCAGGTGTTCCGCGAGTTCGAAGGCACCCAGGACCCACGCTCCGTGCAGGGTTCCGGCGACGTCAAGTACCACCTCGGCACCGAGGGCACGTTCACGTCGGACAACGGCAAGGAGACCAAGGTCTACCTCGCCGCCAACCCCTCGCACCTCGAGGCGGTGGACTCGGTCCTGGAGGGCATCGTCCGCGCCAAGCAGGACCGGCTGGACCAGGGACAGGCGTTCCCTGTGCTGCCCATCATGGTCCACGGCGACGCGGCCTTCGCCGGCCAGGGTGTTGTGGCGGAAACGCTCAACTTGTCCCAGCTGCGCGGCTACCGCACCGGTGGAACCATCCACATCGTGGTCAACAACCAGGTCGGCTTCACCACCGCACCGTCCTCCTCTCGTTCGTCCACGTACTCCACGGACGTCGCCAAGATGATCCAGGCTCCGGTCTTCCATGTGAACGGCGACGACCCCGAGGCAGTTGTCCGCATCGGCCAGCTCGCCTACGAGTTCCGCCAGCGCTTCCACAAGGACGTTGTCATCGACATGGTGTGCTACCGCCGCCGTGGACACAACGAGGGCGATGACCCCTCGATGACGCAGCCGCTGATGTACAACCTCATCGAAGCCAAGCGTTCCGTCCGGAAGCTTTACACCGAATCGCTGATCGGCCGCGGCGACATCACCGAGGAAGAAGCCGAGCAGCTGCTCCGCGACTACCAGGAACGCCTCGAGCGCGTCTTCGCCGAGACCCACGCCGCCCAGACGTCCCCGATTCCGATCATCACGGCCGATTCGGCTGCGGTTTCGGACATCGAGCGCCCCCAGGCCCAGCAGTCGGACATCGGAACGAACGCCCCGGCGTCCACGGCGATTTCCGCCGACACCCTCGCCCGCATCGGCAAGGCCCACGTGCGGATCCCCGAGGGCTTCACCGTCCACGCGAAGCTGAAGCAGCTGCTGGAGAAGCGTGAGCAGATGTCCCGTGAGGGTGGCATCGACTGGGGCTTCGGCGAGATTGCCGCCTTCGGGTCCCTGATCATGGAAGGCGTGCCCGTACGCCTTGCCGGCCAGGATTCACGCCGCGGCACGTTCGTCCAGCGCCACGCCGTGTTCCACGACCGCGCCAACGGCAACGAGTGGCTGCCCTTGGGCAGCCTGTCGGACAACCAGGCCAAGCTCTGGATTTACGACTCCCTGCTGTCCGAATACGCTGCCATGGGCTTCGAATACGGCTACTCGGTGGAGCGCCCCGACGCCCTGGTCCTGTGGGAGGCGCAGTTCGGTGACTTCGTCAACGGCGCGCAGACCATCATCGATGAGTTCATCTCCTCGGCCGAGCAGAAGTGGGGCCAGCGCTCTTCGCTCGTGCTGATGCTTCCCCACGGCTACGAAGGACAGGGCCCGGACCACTCCTCGGCCCGGATCGAACGCTTCCTGCAGATGTGCGCCGAGGAAAACATGATCGTCGCCAACCCGACGACGGCGGCATCGCACTTCCACCTGCTGCGCCGCCAGGCCTACAGCCGGCCGCGCAAGCCGCTCATCATCTTCACGCCGAAGCAGCTGCTGCGCCTCAAGGCCGCTGCCTCGTCCGTGGAGGATTTCACCACCGGCGGTTTCCGCCCGGTGATCGGTGACCATGAGCAGCTGCCGGCGGACGCCGTCGAACGCGTTCTCCTCGTCTCCGGACGTCTGTACTACGATCTTCTGTCCACCCGGCAGAAGACCGGCGACAAGACGACGGCGATCGTCCGCGTGGAGCAGCT